The following proteins are co-located in the Vigna angularis cultivar LongXiaoDou No.4 chromosome 2, ASM1680809v1, whole genome shotgun sequence genome:
- the LOC108327023 gene encoding uncharacterized protein LOC108327023, with protein MSFKLFSLNSLVERKKPEETKDELAIVKAAAWAWYLHGSGSKAKAKNEFDVKRSQTVARPSRYKLEAMGMAKETPSMHTIKPLLDSYEVQRISKQLDGLIKESDHNNIGNNGCSKTGNGDRKDNGNRRMKNKQRVTSLSVKCVPAVNLSMCLPKPNHAL; from the coding sequence ATGTCCTTCAAGCTCTTCTCTCTGAACTCTCTGGTTGAGAGAAAGAAGCCTGAAGAAACCAAAGATGAATTGGCCATTGTGAAAGCTGCTGCATGGGCATGGTACCTACACGGTTCAGGGTCTAAAGCAAAGGCCAAAAATGAGTTTGATGTCAAAAGATCTCAAACTGTAGCAAGGCCTTCACGCTACAAGTTAGAAGCTATGGGAATGGCTAAGGAAACACCATCAATGCACACCATCAAGCCTCTTCTTGACTCATATGAAGTTCAACGCATTTCAAAGCAATTGGATGGGCTTATTAAAGAGTCTGACCACAACAACATTGGCAACAATGGCTGCAGCAAAACAGGTAACGGTGATCGTAAGGATAATGGTAACAGAAGGATGAAGAATAAGCAGAGGGTCACTTCTTTGTCAGTCAAATGTGTACCTGCGGTTAATCTATCAATGTGTCTGCCAAAGCCCAATCATGCTTTATGA